From Streptomyces griseorubiginosus, one genomic window encodes:
- a CDS encoding DUF397 domain-containing protein, producing MNRIKPRKPVYNGMPARELGSEGWHKPWSGGNGGNCLEAMKLADGRIAVRQSTDPDGPALIYTTDEMTAFIEGAKAGVADFLLS from the coding sequence ATGAACCGCATCAAGCCGCGCAAACCCGTCTACAACGGCATGCCTGCCCGGGAGCTGGGGAGCGAAGGCTGGCACAAGCCGTGGAGCGGCGGCAACGGCGGCAACTGCCTGGAGGCGATGAAGCTCGCCGACGGCCGGATCGCCGTCCGCCAGTCCACCGATCCGGACGGACCGGCGCTGATCTACACCACCGACGAGATGACCGCGTTCATCGAGGGCGCGAAGGCGGGGGTGGCCGACTTCCTTCTCTCCTGA
- a CDS encoding amidohydrolase: MTPSPAGLIITRCTVLTHDDQERVGFAPDAAIVVRDGVIESVTSSARAEELPAVERIDARGQIALPGLVNCHTHAPMVALRGVAEDLPTEEWFNDVVWPIESNLTAKDVELGARLACAEMIRGGVTCFADHYFSMDAVAAVVDECGMRAHLGEAYFSSQGPQGREKSLEFALRHRGGAGGRITTTLAPHAPYTVDEADLAATAALAHEHGLPVHLHAAENRDQAETSLARHGVTPVQVLHRTGILDTDVLIAHGSGILDRDLPLLSMAAGRTAVATAPRGYLKFAWPTTTPVRALRDIGIPVGLATDGAASNNSLDVWESMALTALIQKSTTGDPRWLTARQALHHASLQSARAVGLGDVVGSIAPGRRADIILVDLTGPHTQPVHDLAATLVHSARSSDVRTTIVDGRVLMRDRRLLTIDVAAVVEELGERMPALLDRSHGGRIQEYDT, encoded by the coding sequence ATGACGCCTTCTCCCGCAGGTCTCATCATCACCCGGTGCACGGTGCTCACGCACGACGATCAAGAGCGGGTCGGGTTCGCGCCGGACGCCGCGATCGTCGTACGGGACGGGGTGATCGAGTCGGTGACCAGCAGCGCGCGGGCCGAGGAACTGCCCGCCGTGGAGCGCATCGACGCGCGCGGGCAGATCGCCCTTCCCGGGCTCGTCAACTGCCACACCCACGCGCCCATGGTCGCCCTGCGCGGGGTGGCGGAGGACCTGCCGACCGAGGAGTGGTTCAACGACGTCGTCTGGCCGATCGAGTCCAACCTCACCGCGAAGGACGTGGAGTTGGGGGCTCGGCTGGCCTGCGCCGAGATGATCCGGGGCGGGGTCACCTGCTTCGCCGACCACTACTTCTCGATGGACGCGGTCGCAGCGGTCGTCGACGAGTGCGGGATGCGGGCGCATCTCGGGGAGGCCTACTTCTCCTCGCAGGGCCCCCAAGGGCGCGAGAAGTCATTGGAGTTCGCGCTACGGCACCGAGGCGGCGCCGGTGGCCGCATCACCACCACGCTCGCCCCGCACGCCCCCTACACCGTCGACGAGGCCGACCTCGCCGCGACCGCCGCACTCGCCCACGAGCACGGGCTCCCCGTCCATCTCCACGCCGCCGAGAACCGCGACCAGGCCGAGACGAGCCTCGCCCGGCACGGCGTCACCCCCGTCCAGGTGCTGCACCGCACCGGGATCCTCGACACGGACGTCCTGATCGCCCACGGCTCCGGGATCCTCGACCGCGACCTGCCCCTCCTCTCAATGGCCGCTGGGCGTACGGCCGTTGCGACCGCCCCGCGCGGCTACCTCAAGTTCGCCTGGCCCACCACCACGCCCGTGCGCGCCCTGCGCGACATCGGCATCCCCGTCGGACTCGCCACGGACGGCGCCGCCTCCAACAACTCCCTCGACGTGTGGGAGTCGATGGCGCTCACCGCGCTCATCCAGAAGTCGACGACCGGAGACCCGCGCTGGCTGACGGCTCGTCAGGCCCTGCACCACGCAAGCCTCCAGAGCGCCCGTGCGGTCGGACTCGGCGACGTCGTCGGCAGCATCGCGCCCGGCCGCCGGGCCGACATCATCTTGGTCGACCTCACCGGCCCGCACACCCAGCCCGTCCACGACCTCGCCGCCACCCTGGTCCACAGCGCCCGCTCCTCCGACGTCCGCACCACGATCGTCGACGGCCGCGTCCTGATGCGGGACCGCCGACTGCTGACCATCGATGTGGCCGCCGTCGTGGAGGAGTTGGGGGAGCGGATGCCGGCGTTGCTGGACCGGAGCCATGGCGGGCGGATCCAGGAGTACGACACCTGA
- a CDS encoding MFS transporter, whose product MTTTTEPQGKSDSLAMSLPVANFLSFFAIAAVEFSVPFVAVDALGANATIVALLGICRFAPQVLLAGPAARLVERFDQRAVMIGSELLRVAAFALAAIGLAFAPGVALGVFCLANISLACGSILTAVSTQVLIPKVFPDAALPKIYSRLGMAESSADAAAPFVTGLGLAAFGMAPTFGSAAALALGACGLLARIPRVRVGPGAASGQENGGPDATDTGEEDRVAPAKKNTLRGGLAVNFRTPALRTVTIWSLSYNFGQCVIEAVLLIALLDTTPLTAATFGVIRSCSVLFAVLGSYVAERLPRSLRTGWGTSLFGCGAVGAYTVIGLGAYVGDTNGLLLVLAGFVIDEFCSGVVMVRVQTFRARAITDLERPMATASYRAANLTAVPAGLAVGGIAGVVMSSATLMLTIGLLMVVPALLIWSRAVRESEPATAV is encoded by the coding sequence ATGACGACCACCACCGAACCACAGGGGAAGAGCGACTCGCTGGCGATGTCGCTGCCAGTGGCCAACTTCCTCTCGTTCTTCGCCATCGCCGCTGTCGAGTTCTCGGTGCCGTTCGTCGCCGTAGACGCCCTCGGCGCCAACGCGACGATCGTCGCACTGCTCGGCATCTGCCGCTTCGCCCCTCAAGTGCTGCTCGCCGGCCCGGCAGCCCGCCTTGTCGAACGATTCGACCAGCGTGCCGTAATGATCGGTTCTGAGCTGCTGCGAGTGGCGGCCTTCGCACTCGCGGCGATCGGCCTCGCTTTCGCACCCGGCGTGGCGCTCGGCGTCTTCTGTCTGGCGAACATTTCGTTGGCCTGCGGCTCCATCCTGACCGCGGTCTCGACGCAGGTGCTGATACCGAAGGTCTTCCCCGACGCAGCCTTGCCGAAGATCTACTCGCGCCTTGGTATGGCCGAGTCGTCGGCCGACGCGGCAGCGCCCTTCGTGACCGGTCTCGGCCTCGCGGCCTTCGGTATGGCGCCCACGTTCGGATCGGCCGCGGCGTTGGCTTTGGGCGCGTGCGGCCTGTTGGCTCGAATCCCGCGAGTGCGGGTGGGGCCCGGTGCGGCGTCTGGCCAGGAGAATGGGGGACCGGACGCGACGGATACCGGCGAAGAGGACAGGGTTGCTCCCGCCAAGAAGAACACGCTGCGCGGCGGACTGGCTGTCAACTTCCGCACACCGGCGCTCCGCACCGTCACCATCTGGTCCCTGTCGTACAACTTCGGGCAGTGCGTCATCGAGGCCGTCCTGCTGATCGCGTTGCTCGATACGACGCCGCTCACGGCGGCGACGTTCGGTGTCATTCGCAGCTGCTCGGTGCTGTTCGCCGTCCTCGGTTCCTACGTCGCCGAACGGCTCCCGAGGTCGCTGCGCACCGGATGGGGGACCTCGCTGTTCGGGTGCGGGGCGGTAGGCGCCTACACGGTGATCGGTCTGGGAGCGTATGTAGGTGACACCAACGGGTTGCTGCTGGTGCTGGCAGGCTTCGTCATCGACGAGTTCTGCTCGGGTGTCGTCATGGTTCGGGTCCAGACGTTCCGTGCCCGGGCCATCACCGACTTGGAACGGCCCATGGCTACCGCCTCCTACCGCGCCGCGAACCTCACAGCGGTGCCTGCCGGGCTGGCCGTCGGCGGGATCGCGGGCGTCGTCATGAGTTCAGCCACCCTGATGCTGACCATCGGGCTGCTCATGGTCGTACCAGCACTCCTGATCTGGTCCCGGGCGGTGCGGGAATCCGAACCTGCCACGGCCGTCTGA
- a CDS encoding helix-turn-helix transcriptional regulator — MSEPRSAPTVGQVVLGRRLLDLRERAGLKREEAARILRVAPATVRRMEMAEVALKIPYLQLLLKAYGVGDQEAEDFVQLAEDANRPGWWQRFHDVLPGWFSMHVSLEGAAALIREYEPHFVPGLLQTEDYARGVLRSGAIGQTSPEDIERHVALRMERQGLLTRQDAPRLWVVMDETVLRRPVGGPEVMRAQIDKLLEATKLPNVTLQVAPFANGPHPGTYGPFVLFRFAVPELPDMVYSEYLTGAIYLDARVEVATHLEVMDRMAAQAATAHRTKEILRDLRKEL; from the coding sequence GTGAGCGAACCGCGGTCCGCGCCGACGGTCGGCCAGGTCGTCCTCGGCCGGCGCCTGCTGGACCTGCGGGAACGCGCCGGACTCAAGCGCGAGGAGGCGGCCCGTATCCTCCGCGTGGCGCCCGCCACCGTCCGCCGGATGGAGATGGCCGAGGTCGCCCTCAAGATCCCCTACCTCCAGCTGCTGCTGAAGGCCTACGGCGTCGGCGACCAGGAGGCCGAGGACTTCGTCCAGCTCGCCGAGGACGCCAACCGCCCCGGCTGGTGGCAGCGCTTCCACGACGTGCTGCCCGGCTGGTTCTCGATGCACGTCAGCCTGGAGGGCGCGGCCGCCCTCATCCGCGAGTACGAACCGCACTTCGTGCCCGGCCTGCTCCAGACCGAGGACTACGCGCGTGGCGTGCTGCGCTCCGGGGCCATCGGCCAGACCAGCCCCGAGGACATCGAGCGCCATGTCGCCCTGCGCATGGAACGTCAAGGACTGCTCACCCGTCAGGACGCACCCAGGCTGTGGGTCGTCATGGACGAGACCGTGCTGCGCCGCCCCGTCGGCGGCCCGGAGGTGATGCGTGCCCAGATCGACAAACTGCTCGAGGCAACGAAGCTGCCCAACGTGACACTCCAGGTCGCCCCGTTCGCCAACGGGCCGCACCCGGGGACGTACGGGCCCTTCGTGCTCTTCCGATTCGCCGTGCCCGAACTTCCGGACATGGTCTACAGCGAGTACCTGACCGGCGCGATCTATCTGGACGCGCGCGTCGAGGTGGCGACCCATCTCGAGGTCATGGACCGCATGGCGGCGCAGGCCGCTACAGCACATCGCACGAAGGAGATCCTCCGGGACCTCCGCAAGGAGTTGTGA
- a CDS encoding carbamoyltransferase C-terminal domain-containing protein → MTVALGIHCGHESSCAVVQNGVLLAAIQQERISRRKYDGQEALSNRLPIRETLAAAGLTLDDVDVIVSSFQAAGPSGVGLQRPLVSTSFDIFDPFDERHRVVSHHLAHAASALYPSGFSEATVLVSDSAGTSSRDGADFYIPFGEFYRTYYSDASTSKIFTEMRSMYAFRQGQFELLERAFSEPHNQPDVFVQSEASLYDNVARFLFRKEHTHGQLMALAALPFDAPARLTADDIVTKGPRPRLRNGWQLLEATTDITKSADIAHATQEAFNRLVVSHAAQAVELSGIPDLCCAGGIFLNLSGNTAISALPQVRALYVPSCPHDAGISVGAAYLGWARTLSNLPAGSTKVTSDFLGRAAEPITPEEAAAQNYAVSAVSATADLSRQAAHVLLDGAVLVRYAGRAEFGPRALGNRSILCHPVACHDAKSKLNGIKKRQPWRPVAPMVRIEDLDTYFIGPGEAPFMNYDFTVREQYRAVLKEIVHDDGSARAQTVTADDNPVIHEILTHIAESGQIPILINTSLNGPAQPIIESAQDALAFSRHPDIGFLLTEGGLFASPVPRKIPVRRADATVMAVFGAAENAQYVLSSGNTTVPVGRDLFVALLEQESVLTDSTAADVVECLRAGVLTEA, encoded by the coding sequence ATGACCGTCGCTCTCGGAATTCACTGCGGACATGAGTCCTCCTGTGCTGTCGTCCAAAACGGTGTTCTGCTGGCCGCGATTCAGCAGGAGCGGATCAGCCGACGCAAATACGACGGCCAGGAGGCGCTGTCCAACAGGCTCCCCATCCGGGAGACGCTGGCCGCGGCCGGCCTGACCCTCGATGACGTCGACGTGATCGTCAGCTCCTTCCAGGCCGCGGGCCCTTCGGGAGTCGGCCTGCAACGGCCCCTGGTCTCGACCTCGTTCGACATCTTCGACCCGTTCGACGAACGGCACCGTGTAGTCTCCCATCACCTGGCGCACGCAGCCTCGGCCCTGTATCCGTCAGGGTTCTCGGAAGCGACGGTGCTCGTCTCGGACAGCGCGGGCACCTCGTCACGCGACGGGGCGGACTTCTATATCCCGTTCGGAGAGTTCTACCGCACCTACTACAGCGACGCGTCGACCTCGAAGATCTTTACCGAGATGCGCTCGATGTACGCGTTTCGCCAAGGGCAGTTCGAACTGCTGGAGCGGGCCTTCAGCGAACCGCACAACCAACCCGACGTATTCGTGCAGAGCGAGGCCAGCCTGTACGACAACGTCGCCAGGTTCCTGTTCCGCAAGGAGCACACGCACGGCCAATTGATGGCGCTGGCCGCGCTCCCCTTCGACGCACCCGCGCGGCTGACCGCCGACGACATCGTGACCAAGGGCCCCCGACCGCGGTTGCGCAACGGATGGCAGCTCCTGGAGGCAACCACCGACATCACGAAGAGCGCCGACATCGCGCACGCGACGCAGGAGGCGTTCAACCGGCTCGTAGTGAGCCATGCCGCGCAGGCCGTCGAACTCAGCGGCATTCCGGACCTGTGCTGCGCGGGCGGAATCTTCCTGAACCTCTCGGGGAACACTGCCATCAGCGCTCTGCCGCAGGTGCGGGCCCTGTACGTGCCGTCCTGTCCGCACGATGCGGGAATCTCCGTCGGAGCCGCCTATCTCGGTTGGGCACGCACCTTGTCGAACCTGCCAGCAGGTTCGACGAAGGTCACCTCCGATTTCCTGGGGCGCGCCGCCGAACCGATCACGCCTGAGGAAGCGGCGGCCCAGAACTACGCCGTCTCCGCTGTTTCCGCAACAGCAGATCTGAGTCGGCAGGCTGCGCACGTACTGCTGGACGGGGCGGTCCTGGTTCGGTATGCCGGACGAGCGGAGTTCGGTCCGCGGGCACTCGGGAACAGGTCGATCCTGTGCCACCCGGTTGCCTGCCACGACGCCAAGTCCAAACTGAACGGGATCAAGAAGCGGCAGCCTTGGCGTCCGGTTGCCCCGATGGTACGCATCGAGGACCTGGACACGTACTTCATCGGCCCCGGCGAAGCGCCGTTCATGAACTACGACTTCACGGTGCGCGAGCAATACCGTGCGGTGCTGAAGGAGATCGTGCACGACGACGGGTCGGCGCGAGCGCAGACGGTGACGGCGGACGACAATCCCGTCATCCACGAGATCCTCACGCACATCGCGGAGTCGGGGCAGATTCCGATCCTGATCAACACCTCTCTCAATGGGCCGGCCCAGCCGATCATCGAGTCCGCGCAGGATGCGCTGGCCTTCTCCAGGCACCCGGACATCGGCTTCCTGCTCACCGAGGGTGGCCTGTTCGCTTCTCCTGTGCCAAGGAAGATCCCCGTCCGGCGAGCGGACGCTACGGTGATGGCCGTTTTCGGGGCGGCGGAGAACGCACAGTACGTGCTGAGCAGTGGGAACACCACGGTCCCGGTGGGCCGAGACCTGTTCGTAGCCCTGCTGGAGCAGGAATCCGTACTGACCGACAGCACGGCCGCTGATGTCGTCGAGTGCCTGCGTGCCGGCGTACTGACCGAAGCCTGA
- a CDS encoding ATP-binding protein yields the protein MPSVHDGAIVASVIPSPPLGTDAAEGRPQGLGAAGRVGPDRAAARRRFRFELAAHPGSPAQARRLTRARLTHWSVCEDTCDSAALVVSELVTNAIVHTASSRVVCELHDNDDLVRIAVRDEGCAPGEPHPSPQRGEEEHGRGLLLVDSLCHAWGAHEHGPGLLVWAELPRKADEPREDTGPRNDLGWGARPKPVPSGGSGEGDEAEEHHRARPDGEARGHGSGGPGAWA from the coding sequence TTGCCAAGTGTTCACGACGGGGCGATAGTGGCAAGCGTGATTCCGTCCCCGCCCTTAGGAACAGACGCTGCCGAAGGCCGCCCCCAGGGTCTCGGTGCCGCCGGGAGAGTGGGGCCCGACAGGGCTGCCGCCCGGCGCCGGTTCCGTTTCGAGCTGGCCGCGCATCCGGGTTCTCCCGCGCAGGCCAGACGCCTGACGAGGGCCAGGCTGACCCACTGGTCGGTCTGCGAGGACACCTGCGACTCGGCGGCCCTGGTGGTCTCCGAACTGGTCACCAACGCCATCGTGCACACCGCGAGCAGCCGTGTGGTCTGCGAGCTGCACGACAACGACGACCTGGTCCGGATAGCCGTACGCGACGAGGGCTGTGCGCCGGGTGAACCCCACCCGTCCCCGCAGCGTGGCGAAGAGGAGCACGGGAGGGGACTGCTCCTGGTCGACTCCCTCTGTCACGCCTGGGGCGCCCATGAGCACGGCCCCGGTCTGCTGGTCTGGGCGGAGCTGCCGCGCAAGGCGGACGAGCCCCGCGAGGACACCGGCCCGCGCAACGACCTGGGCTGGGGCGCCCGCCCGAAGCCGGTTCCCTCCGGGGGGTCGGGCGAGGGGGACGAGGCCGAGGAGCACCACAGAGCCCGGCCCGACGGCGAAGCGCGCGGTCACGGGTCAGGGGGCCCGGGCGCATGGGCGTGA
- a CDS encoding cytochrome P450, producing MDPADGLLDHPYDVYRRLRDTAPVHRIAGPDGTPAWIVTRYEDVRAALADPRLSLDKRHATAGTYKGFALPPALDANLLNMDPPDHTRIRRLVGRAFTPRRIEGLRTPIRRTADRLLDALGDHGTTDLIASYAAPLPITVICDLLGVPDEHRMDFRVWTDTLVAPDPAAGPGAAKEAVVAMLGYFTRLLADKRRAPADDLLSDLIAVRDEGDRLSEDELMSLAFLILFAGYENTVQLIGNAVLALFQHPEQLAALRRDPARLPAAVEEFLRYEGPALLAIRRFPVEDVTIGGVTVSAGETVWVSPSAANRDPARFPDPDRLDLTRDASGHLSLGHGIHYCLGAPLARAETEIALTALLERFPDLTLTDPAPRWRTSLRARGLLALPVSY from the coding sequence ATGGATCCCGCCGACGGCCTCCTCGACCACCCCTACGACGTCTACCGGCGCCTGCGTGACACCGCGCCCGTGCACCGGATCGCCGGGCCCGACGGGACGCCCGCCTGGATCGTGACGCGGTACGAGGACGTGCGGGCCGCTCTCGCCGATCCGCGGCTGTCGCTGGACAAGCGGCACGCCACGGCGGGGACCTACAAGGGGTTCGCGCTGCCGCCCGCCCTCGACGCCAACCTGCTGAACATGGACCCGCCGGACCACACGAGGATCCGGCGACTGGTGGGACGGGCCTTCACCCCGCGCCGCATCGAAGGACTCCGGACCCCGATCCGCCGCACCGCCGACCGCCTCCTCGACGCACTCGGCGACCACGGGACCACCGACCTCATCGCCTCCTACGCCGCGCCCCTCCCGATCACTGTCATCTGCGACCTGCTCGGCGTCCCGGACGAGCACCGCATGGACTTCCGGGTGTGGACCGACACCCTCGTCGCCCCCGACCCCGCGGCGGGACCCGGGGCCGCGAAGGAAGCGGTCGTGGCGATGCTCGGGTACTTCACGAGGCTCCTCGCCGACAAGCGCCGGGCCCCCGCCGACGACCTGCTCTCCGACCTGATCGCCGTGCGCGACGAGGGCGACCGGCTCAGCGAGGACGAGCTGATGTCGCTGGCCTTCCTCATCCTGTTCGCCGGGTACGAGAACACCGTGCAGCTGATCGGCAACGCGGTGCTGGCCCTCTTCCAGCACCCCGAACAGCTCGCCGCCCTGCGCCGGGACCCCGCACGACTCCCCGCGGCCGTCGAGGAGTTCCTCCGCTACGAGGGTCCCGCCCTGCTCGCCATCCGGCGCTTCCCCGTCGAGGACGTCACCATCGGCGGGGTCACCGTCTCCGCGGGGGAGACGGTCTGGGTCTCCCCGTCCGCCGCCAACCGCGACCCCGCCCGCTTCCCCGACCCCGACCGCCTCGACCTCACCCGCGACGCCTCCGGCCACCTTTCCCTCGGCCACGGCATCCACTACTGCCTGGGCGCCCCGCTGGCCCGCGCCGAGACCGAGATCGCCCTCACCGCACTCCTGGAACGCTTCCCGGACCTCACCCTCACCGACCCCGCACCCCGGTGGCGCACCTCCCTGCGCGCCCGCGGCCTGCTCGCGCTGCCGGTGTCGTACTGA
- a CDS encoding endonuclease/exonuclease/phosphatase family protein, with protein sequence MLVGTWNLENLMLPRSGDGAPRTEAEYEAKVEALASVITALDPALLGVQEVRQEETLADLAKAAGGQWHTALSRHADRRGIRVGFLSRTPLRIRRDTHVFAELLRPVQGDDGAEPDAHDRETSRGFLAVETDTADGVFHVAVAHLKSKLLSYPGTGDRSRFQPHDEAERARYGAYALYRRAAEATTLRAVADFLLEGAGTERDVIVLGDMNDVVNAATTQILLGPPGSELDKPRAFAKSDLGDPFRLWDIAPRIPEERRFSRVSFGRAELIDHVLVSHRLARRIAEAGTGLPEHRDDALELPSVDEDPRKRVGTPGSDHAPVWVRV encoded by the coding sequence ATGCTCGTCGGCACCTGGAATCTAGAGAATCTGATGCTGCCGCGCAGCGGCGACGGCGCGCCCAGGACAGAGGCCGAGTACGAGGCGAAGGTGGAGGCCCTGGCCTCCGTGATCACCGCGCTCGACCCGGCGCTGCTCGGGGTGCAGGAGGTCAGGCAGGAGGAGACGCTCGCCGATCTGGCCAAGGCCGCCGGCGGACAGTGGCACACCGCGCTCTCCCGGCACGCCGACCGCAGGGGCATCCGGGTCGGCTTCCTCAGCCGCACCCCGCTGCGGATACGGCGGGACACCCATGTGTTCGCGGAGCTGCTGCGCCCCGTGCAGGGCGACGACGGCGCCGAGCCGGACGCGCACGACCGGGAGACCAGCCGGGGCTTCCTCGCGGTGGAGACCGACACCGCGGACGGGGTGTTCCACGTGGCCGTCGCCCATCTGAAGTCGAAGCTGCTGTCGTACCCGGGCACCGGGGACAGGAGCCGCTTCCAGCCGCACGACGAGGCCGAACGGGCCCGCTACGGCGCCTACGCCCTCTACCGGCGGGCGGCCGAGGCGACGACCCTGCGCGCGGTCGCGGACTTCCTGCTCGAAGGCGCCGGGACGGAACGGGACGTGATCGTCCTCGGCGACATGAACGACGTGGTGAACGCCGCCACCACCCAGATCCTGCTCGGCCCGCCCGGCTCCGAGCTCGACAAGCCGCGCGCGTTCGCCAAGTCCGACCTGGGCGATCCGTTCCGGCTGTGGGACATCGCCCCGCGCATACCCGAGGAGCGCCGCTTCTCCCGCGTCAGCTTCGGACGCGCCGAACTGATCGACCACGTCCTGGTGAGTCACCGTCTGGCCAGGCGCATCGCGGAGGCGGGGACGGGACTGCCCGAGCACCGGGACGACGCCCTCGAACTGCCCTCGGTGGACGAGGACCCGAGGAAACGGGTGGGGACGCCCGGCTCGGACCACGCGCCGGTGTGGGTCCGGGTGTGA
- a CDS encoding GNAT family N-acetyltransferase, whose amino-acid sequence MSATNPWPMATPLQGPRLQLEPLRITHAQEAAEILNDVRLHKWIGGTPPTREELEQRYQRQTVGHSPDGRHGWLNWMLRKRADGRLVGTVQATLYQSRPDRVEAELAWVIGHDFQGDGYGKEGASTMALWLRTQGVSGFVAHVHPEHRASAGIARALGMEPTGEVHDSEELWADFGPRPSL is encoded by the coding sequence ATGTCCGCGACAAATCCCTGGCCGATGGCCACCCCACTCCAAGGTCCGCGTTTGCAACTGGAACCATTAAGGATCACACATGCGCAAGAAGCTGCGGAAATTCTTAATGACGTTCGTTTGCACAAGTGGATTGGAGGCACTCCGCCCACCCGTGAAGAACTGGAGCAGCGGTACCAGCGACAGACCGTCGGCCACTCACCCGACGGTCGGCACGGTTGGCTGAATTGGATGCTACGAAAGCGGGCCGACGGCAGGTTGGTCGGTACGGTGCAGGCGACGCTCTACCAGTCCCGCCCCGACCGCGTCGAAGCAGAGCTCGCGTGGGTCATCGGCCACGACTTCCAGGGTGACGGCTACGGCAAGGAAGGGGCCTCCACCATGGCGCTCTGGCTGCGCACCCAGGGAGTCTCCGGGTTCGTGGCCCATGTACATCCCGAGCACCGGGCATCGGCCGGGATCGCGAGAGCCCTGGGCATGGAGCCAACCGGTGAGGTGCACGATTCCGAGGAGCTGTGGGCCGACTTCGGCCCGCGACCGTCCCTCTGA
- a CDS encoding DUF899 domain-containing protein, translating into MALPEIASREEWRAARAELLVREKAATRARDALNAERRRLPMVEIEEEYVFEGGDGKATLLDLFEERGQLVVYHFMFAPEWDAGCRSCSAFLDQVGHLAHLKARGTTFAAVSRAPYTKILPFKARMGWTVPWYSSYGGGFNHDFEVTLETDGADGADGEQVERPGISCFLRDGDRVFHTYSTYERGRDGLGSTTSFLDLTALGRQEPWEEPKGRASALGAPAGSVRIRYHDEYDF; encoded by the coding sequence ATGGCGCTTCCGGAGATCGCCTCGCGGGAGGAATGGCGCGCTGCCCGCGCGGAGTTGCTGGTCAGGGAGAAGGCGGCCACGCGCGCGAGGGACGCGCTCAACGCCGAGCGGCGCCGGCTGCCCATGGTCGAGATCGAGGAGGAGTACGTCTTCGAGGGCGGTGACGGCAAGGCCACCCTGCTCGACCTCTTCGAGGAACGCGGCCAACTCGTCGTCTACCACTTCATGTTCGCGCCCGAGTGGGACGCCGGGTGCCGCAGCTGCTCCGCGTTCCTGGACCAGGTCGGTCACCTGGCCCACCTGAAGGCACGGGGGACGACGTTCGCGGCCGTGTCGAGAGCGCCGTACACGAAGATCCTGCCGTTCAAGGCGCGGATGGGCTGGACCGTGCCCTGGTACTCGTCGTACGGCGGCGGCTTCAACCACGATTTCGAGGTCACCCTGGAGACCGACGGGGCCGACGGGGCCGACGGGGAGCAGGTCGAGCGGCCCGGGATCAGCTGCTTCCTCAGGGACGGGGACCGGGTCTTCCACACCTACTCGACCTACGAGCGCGGCCGCGACGGGCTCGGTTCGACCACCAGCTTCCTCGACCTCACCGCGCTGGGCCGGCAGGAGCCGTGGGAGGAACCTAAGGGGCGCGCGTCCGCTCTCGGGGCGCCCGCCGGGTCCGTGCGCATCAGGTATCACGACGAGTACGACTTCTGA
- a CDS encoding ABC transporter ATP-binding protein — MRRSATWSRRMSPPICSSHASHQLTSASASGPMRSAACAFPVGLRPPKRAWVPHHRSMPMTKDRGHAASSLPPERCNLLWPGGHSVCHDPLAGLYAPDRGRILWADVDAARADRQLLAERVTMVAQDFKRWLFTARVNVAVGRSSVPLTDERVSGAVAEAGAGEVLEDLPRGLDTLLARNFSGGHELSGGQWQRLGIARAAYRSGHILIVDEPTAALDARAELEVFERTRALAGTGQTVVLITHRLASVRHADLVHVLAQGRLVESGTPDELLASGGVYAELYSLQAEQFTAKVPAEEAG; from the coding sequence ATGCGGCGCAGTGCCACGTGGTCGCGACGCATGTCACCGCCGATCTGCAGCAGCCACGCGTCCCACCAGCTGACCTCCGCGTCGGCGAGCGGGCCGATGAGGTCGGCGGCCTGCGCCTTCCCGGTCGGGCTGAGGCCGCCGAAGAGGGCGTGGGTACCGCACCACCGGAGCATGCCCATGACCAAGGACCGCGGCCACGCCGCCTCGTCCCTGCCCCCCGAACGGTGCAATCTCCTTTGGCCGGGGGGACACAGCGTCTGCCACGATCCGCTGGCGGGCCTGTACGCCCCCGACCGGGGCCGGATCCTGTGGGCCGACGTCGACGCGGCGCGGGCGGACCGGCAGCTGCTCGCCGAGCGGGTCACGATGGTCGCCCAGGACTTCAAACGGTGGTTGTTCACCGCCCGCGTCAACGTGGCGGTGGGCCGCTCCTCGGTGCCGCTCACCGACGAGCGGGTGTCCGGCGCGGTCGCGGAGGCCGGGGCCGGGGAGGTGCTCGAGGACCTGCCGCGCGGCCTGGACACCCTGCTGGCCCGCAACTTCAGCGGCGGGCACGAGCTGTCCGGCGGCCAGTGGCAGCGGCTCGGGATCGCCCGGGCCGCCTACCGCAGCGGGCACATCCTGATCGTGGACGAGCCGACGGCCGCGCTGGACGCACGGGCCGAGCTGGAGGTCTTCGAGAGGACGCGCGCCCTGGCCGGCACCGGGCAGACGGTCGTCCTGATCACCCACCGGCTGGCATCCGTACGCCACGCGGATCTGGTGCACGTGCTGGCGCAGGGCCGGCTCGTGGAGTCGGGCACGCCCGACGAGCTTCTGGCCTCCGGCGGTGTCTACGCGGAGCTGTACTCGCTCCAGGCCGAGCAGTTCACGGCAAAGGTGCCCGCCGAGGAGGCGGGCTGA